The following coding sequences lie in one Fuerstiella sp. genomic window:
- a CDS encoding tryptophan 7-halogenase, whose protein sequence is MNPVTPQTTVDYLPSVAGHWDVIVIGGGPAGATTAALVAEYGHRVLLLERSTVPRFHVGESLIPETWWTLRRLGLLQQLTESAFPRKYSVQFVSDGFRESAPFYFDLHKPHESSVTWQVIRSDFDRMILDRARELGTVVHTSAQVTEVLFDGERATGVRVQLKPKNGQKTETTVSATVVVDATGQSAFISNRRRDRVRDPYLRKGTVWGYFRGAQRDSGRDEGATLIMQTGGKKSWFWYIPLPDDLVSVGCTGDIPYLFGKETGTPAESFARELARCPAMAQRLTAAEQCGDFFTTRDFSYYAGTGAGSGWLLVGDAFGFVDPVYSSGVFLALKGGEFAADSIHEALERGDTSGERLGQWQPLYKQGIENFRQLAYAFYAPDFSFASFLKQYPQFHSNLVDILVGDVFKPGVGKMFEAMGHIQPPVAQ, encoded by the coding sequence ATGAATCCAGTGACCCCTCAAACCACAGTCGATTACCTGCCGTCCGTCGCCGGACACTGGGATGTCATTGTGATCGGTGGAGGTCCGGCAGGAGCAACGACAGCAGCGCTTGTTGCAGAGTACGGTCATCGTGTTCTCCTGCTGGAAAGATCCACCGTTCCCAGGTTTCATGTTGGTGAGTCGCTGATTCCCGAGACCTGGTGGACTTTGCGACGACTGGGACTGCTGCAGCAGCTCACTGAGTCTGCATTTCCCCGCAAATACAGCGTTCAGTTTGTCAGCGATGGATTCCGAGAGTCGGCACCGTTTTATTTCGACCTGCACAAACCTCACGAAAGCAGTGTTACCTGGCAGGTCATTCGCAGTGACTTTGATCGCATGATTCTGGACCGGGCCCGCGAACTCGGTACTGTGGTGCACACTTCTGCACAGGTGACCGAAGTACTGTTTGACGGCGAGCGGGCGACCGGCGTGCGGGTTCAGCTGAAACCTAAGAACGGGCAAAAAACGGAAACAACGGTTTCGGCCACAGTGGTCGTTGATGCGACCGGTCAGTCGGCATTTATCAGCAATCGTCGTCGGGACCGCGTTCGAGATCCGTATTTGAGAAAAGGAACTGTCTGGGGCTACTTTCGTGGAGCACAGCGTGACTCAGGCCGCGACGAAGGTGCTACGCTGATCATGCAGACCGGCGGCAAGAAATCCTGGTTTTGGTACATTCCACTTCCGGACGACCTGGTCAGCGTTGGGTGTACCGGTGACATACCTTATCTGTTCGGGAAGGAGACCGGAACTCCTGCTGAATCGTTTGCCCGCGAACTGGCACGCTGTCCGGCGATGGCCCAGAGGCTTACTGCTGCAGAGCAATGCGGAGATTTTTTCACGACACGTGATTTCTCGTATTATGCGGGGACCGGAGCGGGGTCCGGCTGGCTGCTGGTAGGCGATGCGTTTGGGTTTGTCGACCCCGTCTATTCCAGCGGAGTATTTCTGGCATTAAAGGGAGGGGAATTTGCGGCTGATTCGATTCACGAAGCACTGGAGCGGGGTGATACGTCCGGGGAACGTCTGGGGCAGTGGCAGCCGTTGTACAAGCAGGGTATTGAAAATTTTCGGCAACTGGCTTATGCCTTTTATGCCCCGGATTTCAGCTTCGCTTCCTTTCTAAAGCAGTACCCTCAGTTCCATTCCAATCTGGTCGATATTCTGGTTGGCGATGTCTTTAAACCGGGTGTTGGAAAAATGTTTGAGGCAATGGGGCACATTCAGCCTCCGGTTGCCCAATAG
- a CDS encoding coproporphyrinogen III oxidase family protein: protein MTIDTSSTTEPGSYFISNYPPFSLWNSSHVPKLKRALDVPPTTNSPLGLYIHIPFCRKRCKFCYFRVYTNQNAKRIEEYVQSLIREIELVSRCPGMGDRELLFVYFGGGTPSYLSARQLQSLRRRMSEHVSWDNASEVTFECEPGTLSLEKLRTLREIGVTRLSLGVENFDDGILENNGRAHLSPEIHKAWGWIQQVGFPQVNIDLIAGMVGESDDNWEHCIEQAVELCPDNITIYQMELPFNTVYSKEMRDRGVGSPVADWAKKRQWVSQAMDRLIEAGYHISSGNELVRDPDLDQFVYRDNVWRGCDLIATGVSSFGHFQGVHYQNLDVIEDYTAAVSEGRLPLNRALQPSARQLLIREMVLQMKEGHIQASSFEEKFGVDILEEFRQAFDNQCAAGYLTVNGDRVELTRRGLLQVDSLLPEYFEEEHRAVRYS from the coding sequence ATGACCATCGATACCTCCTCGACAACAGAGCCGGGCAGCTATTTTATCTCGAATTATCCACCGTTTTCACTGTGGAATTCGTCTCATGTTCCCAAACTGAAACGGGCGTTGGATGTTCCTCCGACGACGAACAGTCCGCTGGGACTGTACATTCATATTCCGTTTTGTCGCAAACGCTGTAAGTTTTGTTACTTTCGCGTATACACAAATCAGAATGCGAAGCGAATTGAAGAATATGTCCAGAGTCTGATTCGGGAAATCGAACTCGTTAGCCGGTGCCCCGGTATGGGTGATCGGGAACTGTTGTTTGTTTATTTCGGTGGTGGCACACCGTCGTATCTCAGTGCGCGTCAACTGCAGTCACTTCGCCGGCGTATGTCGGAGCACGTTTCCTGGGACAATGCCAGCGAAGTGACATTTGAATGTGAACCAGGAACTCTCAGTCTGGAGAAACTCAGAACACTTCGTGAAATCGGAGTCACGCGGCTGTCATTGGGAGTGGAGAACTTCGATGACGGAATTCTTGAAAACAATGGCCGTGCGCATTTGTCTCCGGAAATCCATAAAGCGTGGGGCTGGATCCAGCAGGTTGGTTTTCCTCAGGTGAACATCGATTTGATTGCAGGAATGGTGGGGGAGTCCGACGACAACTGGGAACACTGTATTGAACAGGCAGTTGAGTTATGTCCCGACAATATCACGATTTACCAGATGGAATTGCCTTTCAATACCGTATATTCAAAAGAGATGCGTGACCGGGGAGTTGGCTCCCCTGTTGCTGACTGGGCAAAAAAAAGGCAGTGGGTCAGTCAGGCGATGGATCGACTGATTGAAGCGGGCTATCACATTTCAAGCGGCAACGAACTCGTGCGTGATCCGGATCTGGATCAGTTTGTTTATCGGGACAATGTGTGGCGCGGCTGTGATCTCATCGCTACCGGTGTTTCTTCTTTTGGACACTTTCAGGGTGTGCACTATCAGAATCTGGACGTGATTGAAGACTATACGGCAGCGGTCAGTGAGGGACGATTACCACTGAATCGAGCCCTGCAGCCATCGGCCAGACAACTGCTGATTCGTGAAATGGTGCTGCAAATGAAGGAAGGCCACATTCAGGCCTCATCCTTTGAGGAAAAATTCGGCGTGGATATTCTGGAAGAGTTTCGACAGGCTTTCGATAATCAGTGTGCTGCCGGTTATCTGACAGTCAATGGTGATCGAGTCGAACTCACTCGCCGGGGCCTGTTGCAGGTTGACAGCCTGCTGCCCGAATACTTCGAAGAAGAGCATCGGGCTGTTCGCTATTCGTGA
- a CDS encoding PQQ-binding-like beta-propeller repeat protein, whose product MRHFHRRMILIALFTGVVGFVLPQRALCQESTGELPGGWPAFRGTPDQRGVARTSLSDRPELLWELESKDGWVGTCAIVGDFVYAPALEGYLYCLERDTGHVVWKCRSIASSDEKEFAPGFKAAPLVVGDTVYAGDEDGYLHAIDIKSGKHRWPSPFETGAEIAGGVGYWNEQLILASHDSFLYFLSLDGKEISRFQTRDRINCSPAIVDHFTFVSGCDSELRVIDLRSREEVLSVDMNDYLIASPAVVGDSLYVGSHRGVMTALNWKTGDVLWRYEGERQQSIHASAVATDDLILVGSHDKVMYAIDRETGRSRWKFATNARIDCSAAVVGSRVFFGSGDGNIYGLSLDDGKEVWKYHAGHPISAGMAIGEKCMVVGEDTSGGRLLCFQ is encoded by the coding sequence ATGCGGCACTTCCATCGTCGCATGATTCTGATTGCATTGTTCACTGGAGTAGTAGGGTTTGTTCTGCCACAACGTGCTTTGTGCCAGGAATCGACGGGAGAGTTGCCCGGCGGTTGGCCCGCCTTTCGGGGGACACCGGATCAGCGTGGTGTGGCCCGGACGTCGTTGTCAGACCGTCCCGAATTGTTGTGGGAACTCGAATCCAAAGATGGCTGGGTGGGCACATGCGCAATCGTTGGTGACTTTGTCTACGCTCCGGCACTGGAGGGTTATCTGTACTGTTTGGAACGAGATACAGGACATGTGGTGTGGAAGTGTCGCTCAATTGCCAGCAGCGACGAAAAAGAGTTTGCTCCTGGTTTCAAGGCGGCGCCACTTGTCGTTGGTGACACAGTTTACGCGGGAGATGAAGACGGATATCTGCACGCCATTGATATTAAATCGGGTAAGCATCGCTGGCCGTCACCGTTCGAAACCGGAGCGGAGATTGCCGGCGGGGTCGGTTACTGGAATGAGCAGCTGATTCTGGCGTCACACGATTCGTTTCTATATTTTTTGTCACTGGATGGTAAAGAAATTTCCCGGTTTCAGACGCGAGATCGCATTAACTGCTCGCCGGCAATCGTTGACCATTTTACATTTGTGTCAGGATGTGACTCAGAGTTGAGAGTCATCGATCTGCGGAGTCGAGAGGAAGTTCTGTCAGTCGATATGAACGACTATTTGATCGCTTCACCGGCAGTTGTTGGCGATTCCTTGTATGTTGGCTCTCACAGGGGCGTGATGACGGCATTGAACTGGAAGACCGGTGATGTGCTTTGGCGTTATGAGGGAGAGCGACAGCAGTCGATTCATGCGTCGGCCGTAGCGACAGATGACCTGATTCTTGTTGGATCGCATGACAAGGTTATGTATGCCATCGATCGTGAAACGGGAAGGTCCCGCTGGAAATTTGCGACGAATGCCCGAATTGACTGCTCGGCGGCGGTAGTTGGTTCTCGGGTCTTCTTCGGGTCAGGTGACGGAAATATCTATGGTCTGTCGCTTGACGATGGTAAAGAAGTCTGGAAGTACCATGCAGGACATCCGATTAGTGCCGGAATGGCCATTGGGGAGAAATGTATGGTGGTTGGTGAAGACACCAGCGGGGGACGTTTGCTGTGTTTCCAGTAG
- a CDS encoding iron-containing alcohol dehydrogenase, with the protein MTSSEHGLSSFQYQPRTRLIFGQGAVDRLSDLVLELGGSRVLLVTDAGLRKAGHCSRAAGMLRAAGISVFVFDRVSENPTTEDVERCTAFAEPHKVDFIVGLGGGSSIDCAKGANFLLTSGGQMQDYRGVGKAKAPMLPMISVPTTAGTGSEAQSFAVIADPVTHMKMPCGDPRAACRAAILDPELTVTMPHSVATVTGIDAMTHAIESFVTKNRNPVSQMFARQAWRLLSDAFPAILDNPGDLEARGRMQLGAHFAGTAIENSMLGAAHALANPLTAHFGTVHGRAVGLLLPRVIRWNISTVGELYHDLAVSAGWAESTDSPEHASRELADRFTKLLVRADMPTSLAELADENELLENIRTLSEEASQQWTGTFNPRKMDADDFCQVYRNALASGTASVKHVG; encoded by the coding sequence ATGACGTCATCCGAACACGGGTTATCTTCCTTTCAGTATCAGCCCCGAACCCGTCTGATATTCGGACAGGGGGCCGTTGACCGTCTCAGTGACCTGGTCCTGGAGTTGGGTGGTTCGCGTGTGTTGCTGGTAACCGATGCCGGGCTCAGAAAAGCCGGACACTGCAGTCGGGCGGCGGGAATGTTGCGGGCAGCCGGCATCTCAGTGTTCGTGTTTGACCGTGTGTCCGAAAATCCCACCACGGAAGATGTGGAACGGTGCACCGCGTTTGCTGAACCGCACAAAGTGGATTTCATCGTCGGTTTAGGTGGAGGCAGCAGCATTGACTGTGCTAAAGGCGCCAATTTTCTACTGACAAGTGGTGGGCAAATGCAGGACTATCGGGGCGTGGGCAAGGCAAAGGCGCCAATGCTCCCGATGATCTCCGTTCCGACAACTGCCGGTACGGGAAGTGAGGCACAATCGTTTGCCGTCATCGCTGATCCTGTCACACACATGAAGATGCCGTGTGGCGACCCCAGGGCTGCGTGTCGGGCAGCAATACTGGACCCCGAATTGACAGTCACAATGCCGCATTCAGTGGCCACCGTAACCGGCATCGATGCAATGACGCACGCAATAGAGAGTTTTGTGACAAAAAATCGCAACCCTGTGTCGCAGATGTTTGCCAGACAGGCATGGAGGCTGTTGTCAGACGCGTTTCCGGCGATACTGGACAATCCTGGCGATCTGGAAGCTCGGGGGCGCATGCAGTTGGGAGCGCATTTCGCCGGAACGGCGATCGAAAACAGCATGCTCGGGGCCGCGCATGCTCTGGCTAATCCGCTTACAGCGCACTTTGGCACTGTTCACGGTCGGGCCGTTGGGCTTCTGCTTCCCCGTGTGATTCGATGGAACATATCAACAGTCGGGGAGCTGTATCATGATCTGGCGGTCTCGGCGGGCTGGGCCGAGTCAACGGATTCACCGGAGCACGCTTCGCGGGAACTGGCCGATCGATTTACCAAACTTCTGGTGAGAGCTGATATGCCCACATCTCTTGCGGAACTGGCCGACGAGAATGAACTGCTGGAAAACATACGGACTCTGTCTGAAGAAGCGTCGCAGCAGTGGACCGGGACTTTTAATCCTCGAAAAATGGATGCAGACGATTTTTGTCAGGTCTACAGAAATGCTCTGGCAAGCGGGACTGCCTCCGTTAAACATGTGGGTTGA
- a CDS encoding ABC transporter substrate-binding protein: MNHHTRPFLQVTVLSWVALWACSQTAADLPEFTQSSEGPPLRIGHFPMRSEGPKSLDPIRGSTVYENRCASQIIETLLQYKYLKRPFELEPLLLSEMPTSADQRTWTFRLKKGICFHDDPCFPQGRGRELTASDVFYSWKRMADTQAGSKVWWVIKDTIVGFDDFRREQQRRVDSGEKFDYDAPVAGFTVVNDYEFQVTLVQPSARFFWVLAMFQTGVVPREAIDRYGSRFGLRPVGTGPFVLKPGDWQFGLKMTFRRNPNYHECRFPHEHMPEDETYGLHEAAGRKLPLLDVIHISFFQQDQPMWLHFRAKDFDFAQVPAENFPQVFTKRTVNQKTTVALRPRWKDQGIRSVGVPLLDFIFYGFNMDDELLGGMSENNRKLRQAICLALDWNERNETFYNGLNVVYDGVIPPSLDGHPPTGQSPHSYRGPNIERARRLLAEAGYPDGRGLPVIDYFTSQGRNNREQSEMLRRQLATINVRIKNNLVDFPTLISTVDRRKAAFFSFAWGSDYPDGENNLALFYGPNESPGSNHYNYRNPEYDALYEQILGMQPCPERTAIYERMQQIILTDCPYAGSMARTRHYVIHHRMKYFKPVETFENWFKYVDIQDDSSQMASRAD; the protein is encoded by the coding sequence ATGAATCACCATACGAGACCATTTCTGCAAGTGACCGTGTTGAGCTGGGTGGCTCTGTGGGCTTGTTCTCAGACTGCCGCCGACCTGCCGGAGTTCACACAATCCTCAGAAGGACCCCCGCTGCGTATCGGACACTTTCCGATGCGCAGTGAGGGTCCCAAGTCACTTGATCCGATTCGTGGCTCGACGGTCTATGAAAATCGTTGTGCCAGCCAGATCATCGAAACCCTGCTGCAGTACAAGTATCTCAAACGGCCGTTTGAACTCGAACCACTGCTGCTTTCGGAGATGCCCACGTCAGCAGATCAGCGTACGTGGACGTTTCGTCTGAAGAAAGGAATTTGCTTTCACGATGACCCCTGTTTTCCCCAGGGTCGGGGCCGCGAACTGACCGCATCCGATGTGTTCTATTCATGGAAACGTATGGCGGACACTCAGGCCGGCTCAAAGGTCTGGTGGGTCATTAAGGATACGATCGTGGGGTTCGATGATTTCCGCAGAGAACAGCAGCGCCGGGTCGATTCAGGAGAAAAGTTTGACTACGACGCTCCGGTTGCCGGATTCACCGTTGTCAATGACTATGAATTTCAGGTGACACTTGTTCAGCCGTCCGCACGATTCTTTTGGGTGCTTGCAATGTTTCAGACCGGTGTGGTGCCCCGCGAAGCCATTGACAGATATGGCTCCCGTTTCGGACTGCGTCCGGTCGGGACAGGCCCGTTCGTTCTCAAACCCGGTGACTGGCAGTTCGGACTGAAAATGACATTCAGACGTAATCCGAACTATCACGAATGTCGTTTTCCACACGAACACATGCCGGAAGACGAGACGTACGGCCTGCACGAGGCTGCTGGCCGAAAACTGCCCCTGCTGGATGTCATTCATATCTCATTCTTTCAGCAGGATCAGCCGATGTGGCTGCATTTTCGCGCCAAAGATTTCGACTTCGCCCAGGTTCCGGCAGAAAATTTTCCTCAGGTCTTCACCAAACGAACTGTCAATCAAAAGACGACCGTGGCGCTGCGCCCAAGATGGAAGGATCAGGGCATTCGTTCAGTGGGCGTTCCATTGCTGGATTTCATTTTCTATGGTTTCAATATGGATGATGAACTGCTGGGTGGCATGTCCGAAAATAACAGGAAACTTCGACAGGCAATCTGCCTGGCTCTGGACTGGAACGAACGGAACGAAACGTTCTATAACGGATTAAATGTGGTGTATGACGGCGTGATTCCGCCATCACTGGACGGTCATCCTCCAACCGGTCAATCCCCTCACAGCTATCGTGGTCCGAACATTGAACGCGCCAGACGGCTGCTGGCCGAGGCCGGATATCCCGACGGGCGCGGCCTGCCGGTCATCGACTATTTCACTTCTCAGGGACGCAACAATCGCGAACAGAGTGAAATGTTGCGTCGACAGCTGGCAACAATCAACGTGCGGATCAAAAATAACCTGGTTGATTTCCCCACACTGATATCAACGGTCGATCGCAGAAAGGCTGCATTCTTTTCATTCGCATGGGGTTCCGACTATCCGGACGGTGAGAACAACCTGGCACTGTTCTATGGTCCGAATGAAAGCCCTGGGTCGAATCACTATAATTACAGGAACCCCGAGTATGATGCGTTATATGAGCAGATTTTGGGAATGCAGCCCTGCCCGGAACGCACTGCCATCTACGAGCGCATGCAGCAGATCATTCTTACAGACTGTCCGTATGCAGGCAGCATGGCGAGAACACGTCACTATGTGATTCACCATCGCATGAAGTACTTCAAGCCCGTTGAAACTTTTGAGAACTGGTTTAAGTACGTCGACATTCAGGATGACAGCTCGCAGATGGCTTCACGGGCCGATTAG
- a CDS encoding ABC transporter permease, which yields MLFHLLNGMAGAVPWEYILRRTLYCVPVYLGIVLLMMLALRVRDPVPAFMGKNATVEEIDQRRRDYGLDRPFVVQYGVFVRQLLTMNFQQESWQQEGRSTGEILRGGLGPTLALTVPALFLTTVISVSVALVSAWFRGRLPDRLLVISAVFGMSISFLVYIIVGQYFLGFAVRGSTGAAPFAISGYESLQQTSLFEYVTAKWPYYCLLPVMISVIVSMGYDTRFYRAVMVDESERDYIVTARAKGASQPRIMFIHLLKNAMIPVITRVSISIPFLITGSFLLEMYFRIPGIGRALITGVFQADFPVVQAIAAVFAAVYLASNLLTDVLYSMVDPRVRLS from the coding sequence ATGTTGTTCCATCTGCTGAACGGAATGGCCGGGGCGGTCCCGTGGGAATATATCCTTCGGCGAACATTGTACTGCGTTCCGGTTTATCTGGGTATTGTTCTGCTGATGATGCTGGCACTGCGGGTTCGGGATCCGGTTCCGGCATTCATGGGGAAGAATGCAACCGTGGAAGAAATTGACCAGAGGCGACGTGACTACGGACTGGACCGGCCGTTCGTCGTCCAGTACGGAGTATTTGTCAGACAACTGCTGACCATGAACTTTCAGCAGGAAAGCTGGCAGCAGGAAGGGCGTTCAACTGGTGAAATTCTCCGCGGCGGTCTTGGTCCAACACTGGCGCTGACCGTTCCGGCGTTGTTTCTGACCACCGTTATTTCCGTTTCTGTTGCACTGGTTTCTGCCTGGTTTCGCGGGCGTTTGCCGGACCGCCTGCTGGTGATCAGTGCGGTGTTCGGCATGAGTATCAGTTTTCTGGTTTACATTATTGTGGGCCAGTATTTCCTTGGATTTGCCGTCAGGGGTTCCACAGGGGCCGCACCATTTGCGATCAGCGGATACGAAAGTCTTCAGCAGACGTCCCTTTTCGAATATGTCACCGCAAAATGGCCCTACTACTGTCTGCTCCCGGTGATGATCAGTGTCATCGTTTCGATGGGATACGACACGCGATTCTATCGGGCCGTCATGGTGGATGAATCGGAGCGGGATTACATCGTCACGGCCAGAGCTAAAGGAGCTTCCCAACCACGCATTATGTTTATCCATCTGTTGAAGAATGCCATGATTCCCGTGATCACGCGTGTGAGTATCAGCATTCCATTTCTGATCACGGGGTCATTCCTGCTGGAAATGTATTTCCGGATCCCCGGTATCGGTCGGGCACTGATCACTGGCGTCTTCCAGGCTGACTTTCCTGTGGTGCAGGCCATCGCCGCAGTATTTGCGGCAGTGTATCTTGCCAGTAACCTTCTGACTGACGTGCTCTATTCGATGGTTGATCCCAGGGTACGACTGTCATGA
- a CDS encoding ABC transporter permease, with protein MTTPLSRSRVWRKLLQHRPALISLFVILAYVGAGAAVLCGWVTVEHTDAAYAAPQIPGFGLLPEPDERIEDVAWYLNRIRIPLSSLDPVEAFQNFPIEGLAPADLSVAELRARLAAADRQLIELRHFPDINTLVASGGSDGQQAIIQLQTLEQDSAALFTLAPGVSPAVRRIHLSLGTDRLGRSILLRAVYSIRVAILVGLVTGLLSVATGATLGLVAGYFGGWVDVAVSWLYSTFASIPNIVLLILMVYIFREGTIDEKINNATGDLLKRLLGGVRLDETLVPVYVAFCATFWIGPCRVIRGEALKLRELEYIQAARVLGYGRHRILLRHLLPNVSHLILINFSLLFIGAIKSEVILSFLGLGVQEGASWGLMISFAKDEVVNGFFWQIGVATVFMFGLVLAFNILSDGLQDILDPKHV; from the coding sequence ATGACAACACCCCTGTCCCGTTCGCGAGTCTGGAGAAAGCTGCTCCAGCACCGCCCGGCACTCATCTCACTGTTTGTAATCCTCGCCTATGTAGGCGCAGGTGCGGCAGTACTGTGCGGGTGGGTAACGGTTGAACATACAGACGCAGCGTACGCTGCACCACAGATTCCGGGATTCGGATTGTTACCCGAACCTGACGAACGTATTGAAGATGTGGCCTGGTATCTGAACAGGATCCGGATTCCACTGAGCAGTCTGGATCCCGTAGAGGCGTTTCAGAATTTTCCCATTGAAGGTCTTGCTCCGGCAGACCTGTCGGTCGCAGAACTGCGGGCACGACTTGCCGCCGCCGACCGGCAGCTGATCGAGCTGCGCCACTTCCCGGACATTAACACATTAGTCGCTTCCGGAGGCAGTGACGGACAGCAGGCCATCATTCAGCTCCAGACACTTGAGCAGGATTCCGCAGCATTATTCACTCTGGCTCCGGGCGTAAGTCCCGCGGTTCGCCGGATACATTTGTCTCTCGGTACAGATCGCCTGGGTCGCTCGATTTTGTTACGAGCCGTTTACTCGATTCGTGTTGCGATCCTTGTGGGACTGGTAACGGGACTGTTGTCAGTTGCCACAGGAGCCACACTGGGGCTGGTCGCCGGCTATTTCGGGGGATGGGTTGATGTTGCAGTCTCGTGGCTGTATTCCACGTTCGCTTCGATCCCAAACATTGTGTTGCTGATATTGATGGTCTATATCTTTCGGGAAGGCACCATCGACGAAAAGATCAACAACGCCACCGGAGATTTGCTCAAAAGACTGCTGGGCGGGGTCCGACTGGATGAGACCCTGGTGCCTGTTTATGTCGCCTTTTGCGCTACGTTCTGGATCGGCCCGTGCCGTGTCATTCGTGGTGAAGCCTTAAAGCTTCGGGAACTTGAATATATTCAGGCAGCCCGGGTCCTTGGCTACGGTCGACATCGAATCCTGTTGAGACATCTGCTTCCAAACGTGTCGCACCTGATACTGATCAATTTCTCGCTGTTGTTTATCGGGGCGATCAAGTCCGAAGTTATCCTGAGTTTTCTTGGCCTTGGTGTTCAGGAAGGAGCCAGCTGGGGACTCATGATCAGTTTCGCAAAAGATGAAGTCGTAAACGGATTTTTCTGGCAGATCGGAGTCGCCACTGTATTCATGTTCGGCCTGGTTCTTGCTTTCAACATACTTTCAGACGGACTGCAGGATATTCTCGACCCAAAACACGTCTAA
- a CDS encoding ABC transporter ATP-binding protein: MPSQIDGTISTAPSVNTAEVVLSVRSLATTFRTEHGPATAVTDVSFDLHPGEVLGIVGESGCGKSVTGKSIMRLLPEHVTTYGVNSKIVLGNDNLLKMNRKQMCEIRGNRIAMIFQEPMTALNPVFTVGWQLDEALRLHTRLNRAERRTRAVEMLRTVDLPNPKRRYHEYPHQLSGGMRQRVLIAIALCCEPEILIADEPTTALDVTIQAQILKLMDNLRHRTGTAVLLITHDLGVVAQICDRVVVMYAGQVVETAPVNDLFHCPGHPYTRALLDSIPQAGGRIKGRRLSTIEGLVPGLFQMPQGCRFAARCPGREQNCVDELPEVRTFGTDRCIRCHYPLQDSP, translated from the coding sequence GTGCCGTCACAAATTGATGGAACAATATCGACAGCCCCATCGGTGAACACAGCCGAAGTCGTACTGAGTGTTCGCAGTCTGGCAACCACATTTCGGACGGAACATGGCCCCGCAACAGCCGTGACAGACGTGAGTTTTGACCTGCACCCAGGTGAAGTTCTCGGTATTGTTGGAGAAAGCGGATGCGGCAAGTCTGTGACCGGCAAATCAATCATGCGGCTGCTGCCGGAACATGTCACGACTTACGGCGTGAACAGCAAAATCGTTCTGGGGAACGACAATCTCCTGAAGATGAACCGGAAACAGATGTGTGAAATTCGGGGGAACCGAATTGCCATGATATTTCAAGAGCCAATGACGGCTCTCAATCCGGTCTTCACTGTCGGATGGCAACTGGATGAGGCCCTCCGGCTTCATACACGGCTGAATCGTGCGGAACGTCGGACCAGGGCCGTCGAAATGCTGCGCACGGTTGATCTCCCGAATCCGAAGCGCAGGTATCATGAGTATCCTCATCAACTGTCCGGCGGAATGCGTCAACGTGTGCTGATCGCGATTGCTTTGTGCTGTGAACCGGAAATCCTGATCGCCGATGAACCAACAACGGCACTTGACGTGACGATTCAGGCTCAGATTCTGAAACTAATGGACAATCTGCGTCATCGGACCGGTACGGCTGTTTTGCTGATCACTCATGACCTGGGTGTCGTTGCTCAAATCTGCGACCGCGTCGTGGTAATGTATGCAGGACAGGTGGTCGAAACCGCACCGGTGAATGACCTGTTTCATTGTCCCGGACACCCGTACACCAGGGCACTGCTCGACTCAATTCCCCAGGCAGGCGGCAGAATCAAGGGCCGGCGTCTGTCCACAATTGAGGGGCTCGTTCCAGGACTGTTTCAAATGCCACAAGGCTGTCGGTTTGCCGCACGCTGTCCCGGACGCGAACAAAACTGTGTGGACGAACTGCCGGAAGTGCGGACATTCGGAACAGACCGCTGTATCCGGTGTCACTACCCGCTTCAGGATTCCCCTTAA